A genomic region of Oryza glaberrima chromosome 1, OglaRS2, whole genome shotgun sequence contains the following coding sequences:
- the LOC127760147 gene encoding F-box/FBD/LRR-repeat protein At1g13570-like, giving the protein MDDIMRAIFACIPGMRSPASPGGCLSAAFGGGDDDGEEGEGEGEDRISRLPDAVLSSIVSRLPVKDGARTAVLSPRWRRVWASTPLVLDDADLLPDDDGPQIFWRDVADAVSRVLAAHPGPFRCVRLTNACSYAGSRGAAALSRWLGVLAAKGVQELVLVFLHAWPVRVEPPADVLRVSSLRRLYLGLWRSFPDTEHLRPGADVFPNLVELGICRTDIKAKDLDRLLQCSPALETLAFVVSYNTQPNVRVRSRSLRCVLFWMSIAEELAVVVAPRLERLILWNGCPCTRRVRRDFRTRVKIGYTPELKVLGYLEPRIHVLEIANTVIEAGTKPSPGTMVPTVKVLAMKVRFGVRQEAKMLLSFLRCFPNVETLHIMSAEADEPTGKLNFKLKFWQDVAPVECLKAHIKKVVFKNFRGERSELAFLRFVLERAQILQTLVVVLTDGDGDHASQEELGNRLKPLIYSTHRASKCAEFFIFVRCGGTSWSFRTASDLSRSDPFDC; this is encoded by the exons ATGGACGACATCATGCGGGCCATCTTCGCCTGCATCCCCGGCATGCGGTCACCCGCGTCGCCCGGCGGCTGCCTCTCCGCTGCCTttggcggcggggacgacgacggcgaggagggggagggggagggggaggaccGCATCAGCCGCCTCCCGGACGCGGTGCTGTCGAGCATCGTCTCCCGCCTCCCCGTCAAGGACGGCGCCCGCACCGCCGTGCTGTCCCCGCGCTGGCGCCGCGTCTGGGCCTCCACGCCGCTCGTCCTCGAcgacgccgacctcctccccgacgacgacggccccCAAATCTTCTGGCGCGACGTCGCGGACGCCGTCTcccgcgtcctcgccgcgcACCCGGGCCCGTTCCGGTGCGTCCGCCTCACGAACGCCTGCAGCTACGCGGGctcccgcggcgccgccgcgctctcgcGCTGGCtcggcgtcctcgccgccaaGGGCGTCCAGGAGCtcgtcctcgtcttcctccacgcCTGGCCGGTACGGGTCGAGCCCCCCGCCGATGTCCTCCGcgtctcctccctccgccgcctctacCTTGGCCTCTGGAGGTCGTTCCCCGACACCGAGCACCTCCGCCCCGGCGCCGACGTCTTCCCCAACCTCGTCGAGCTCGGCATCTGCCGCACCGACATCAAGGCCAAGGACCTCGACCGCCTGCTCCAGTGCAGCCCCGCACTGGAGACGCTCGCGTTCGTCGTCAGCTACAACACGCAGCCCAACGTCCgcgtccgcagccgcagcctccGCTGCGTGCTCTTCTGGATGTCCATCGCGGAGGAGCTCGCCGTGGTCGTCGCCCCGCGGCTCGAGCGGCTCATCCTGTGGAACGGGTGCCCCTGCACCCGCCGTGTCCGCCGTGATTTCCGCACCAGGGTCAAGATCGGCTACACCCCAGAGCTCAAGGTGCTCGGCTACTTGGAGCCAAGAATCCACGTGCTCGAGATCGCCAACACCGTCATCGAG GCTGGGACAAAGCCGAGCCCTGGCACCATGGTTCCAACTGTCAAGGTCCTGGCTATGAAGGTTCGATTTGGAGTTCGACAGGAGGCCAAGATGCTGCTCTCCTTCCTGAGATGCTTTCCCAATGTCGAGACGTTGCATATCATG TCTGCTGAAGCTGATGAACCCACTGGCAAGCTCAACTTCAAGTTGAAGTTCTGGCAGGATGTTGCCCCTGTTGAATGCCTCAAGGCACACATCAAGAAGGTGGTGTTCAAGAACTTCCGCGGAGAGCGAAGCGAGCTTGCGTTCCTCCGGTTTGTCTTGGAGAGAGCCCAGATCCTTCAGACATTGGTGGTCGTGTTGactgatggagatggagatcaCGCTTCGCAGGAGGAGCTGGGTAACAGGCTGAAACCTCTGATTTACAGCACACATCGTGCCAGTAAATGCGCAGAGTTTTTCATCTTTGTGCGCTGTGGAGGCACCTCCTGGAGCTTCCGAACAGCGTCTGATCTCTCCAGGAGTGACCCTTTTGACTGCTGA
- the LOC127765618 gene encoding probable esterase KAI2: MPPLNPRVVGCGERTLVLSHGYGGSQAIWDRVLPHLAETNKVVLFDWDFSGGGGDGEKAAAEEEEEYTFEGFADELVALMEEMGVSGAVYVGHSMAGMIGCIASINRPGLFTHLVLVGASPRYINSDDYEGGFDEPEIDAMLATISSDFLSWAKGFVPLIVGAAADNPSAAETLARTFFAMDPRVADALARMIFLGDNRGVLGRVAAPCTLVHASGDPAAPPCVGRYMEGRIGRAALVTVDSAGHFPQLVAPDEMLRILDAVLAEEEEAAAKGGGVAIVMEERGSLAAVGEVEVKGDIDVAT; this comes from the exons ATGCCGCCACTGAATCCAAGAGTGGTTGGGTGTGGGGAGAGGACACTGGTCCTCTCCCATGGCTATGGAGGCAGCCAGGCCATCTGGGACAGGGTGCTGCCTCATCTCGCCGAGACGAACAAG gtcGTCCTGTTCGACTGGgacttctccggcggcggcggcgacggcgagaaggcggcggcggaggaggaggaggagtacacGTTCGAGGGGTTCGCGGACGAGCTGGTGGCGCTGATGGAGGAGATGGGGGTGAGCGGGGCGGTGTACGTGGGGCACTCCATGGCCGGCATGATCGGCTGCATTGCCTCCATCAACCGCCCCGGCCTCTTCACCCACCTCGTGCTCGTCGGCGCCTCCCCGAG GTACATCAACTCGGATGACTACGAGGGCGGCTTCGACGAGCCGGAGATCGACGCGATGCTGGCCACCATCTCGTCGGACTTCCTCTCCTGGGCCAAGGGCTTCGTCCCGCTCATCGTcggtgccgccgccgacaacCCCTCCGCCGCGGAGACGCTGGCGCGGACCTTCTTCGCCATGGACCCGCGCGTGGCGGACGCGCTGGCGCGCATGATCTTCCTCGGCGACAACCGCGGCGTGCTGggccgcgtcgccgcgccgtgcaCCCTCGTGCACGCCTCCGGcgaccccgccgcgccgccgtgcgtcgGGCGCTACATGGAGGGGCGCATCGGGCGCGCCGCCTTGGTGACCGTCGACTCGGCCGGCCACTTCCCGCAGCTCGTGGCGCCCGACGAGATGCTCCGGATACTCGACGCTGTgctcgccgaggaggaggaggcggccgccaagggcggcggcgtcgccatcgTCATGGAGGAGAGGggcagcctcgccgccgtcggcgaggtgGAGGTGAAGGGCGACATCGATGTGGCCACGTAG
- the LOC127765609 gene encoding F-box/FBD/LRR-repeat protein At1g13570-like, protein MDETLAAVLSYLPPPTFSTANSHPSSPSAADAAAVFSLDEEDRISRLPDALLRRVVSRLPTKDAARTAAISSRWRRVWASTPLHLDDGGLAPGDVTAALAAHPGPVASARLASEHLATVDPDVVASWFASLAAKEVGELAVVNGSWPIEWRPPPDLLGCASLRRLWLGLCQFPDTAGLPPAFANLQEIVVVHSSMQDRELHAVLPRCPELESLALVLTQDYPRYVHIWSGSLRCVVLWMSMVREVHLDDAPNMERLLLEPIAGASTHVKIINAPRLKVLGYFDVGLHQLKIGSTVIKDGIKVKPSAMVRTLRTLALKVQFGVEEQVKLVPLLLRCFPCLETLYIMSVPSETPVNVGVEFWDLVGYTECVHSHLRKFVFQAARGKDSELAFVKFVMGRAQMLEQMLIFVDDGSSRDVVLSHLSSEGCVSADATVVVESHDKSYPWNFHRASNMLQSDPFACST, encoded by the exons atggacgaaaccctcgccgccgtcctctcctACCTCCCGCCTCCCACCTTCTCCACCGCGAACTCTCACCCTTcttctccctccgccgccgacgcggccgccgtCTTCTCGCTGGACGAAGAGGACCGCATCAGCCGGCTCCCCGACGCGCTCCTCCGCAGGGTCGTCTCGCGCCTCCCCACCAAGGACGCCGCCCGCACCGCTGCGATCTCCTCCCGCTGGCGCCGCGTCTGGGCCTCCACCCCTCTCcacctcgacgacggcggcctcgcTCCGGGCGACGTCaccgcggcgctcgccgcccaCCCGGGCCCAGTCGCCTCGGCGCGCCTCGCCTCCGAGCACCTGGCAACCGTGGATCCCGACGTCGTCGCGTCCTGgttcgcctccctcgccgccaagGAGGTCGGTGAACTCGCCGTCGTGAACGGATCATGGCCCATCGAGTGGCGTCCCCCACCCGATCTCCTCGGCtgcgcctccctccgccgcctctggcTCGGCCTCTGCCAGTTCCCGGACACAGCCGGCCTCCCTCCAGCCTTCGCCAACCTGCAGGAGATCGTTGTTGTCCACTCCTCCATGCAGGACCGCGAGCTTCACGCCGTGCTCCCCCGCTGCCCCGAGCTCGAGAGCCTCGCGCTCGTGCTTACACAGGACTACCCAAGATACGTCCATATCTGGTCGGGGAGCCTCCGGTGCGTGGTGCTATGGATGTCCATGGTCAGAGAGGTGCACCTCGATGATGCCCCCAACATGGAGCGGCTGCTGCTGGAGCCGATCGCCGGAGCATCCACGCACGTCAAGATCATCAATGCGCCAAGGCTAAAGGTTCTTGGGTACTTCGATGTCGGTCTGCACCAGCTCAAGATCGGTTCTACTGTCATCAAG GATGGGATAAAGGTGAAGCCAAGTGCAATGGTTCGGACCCTCAGGACATTGGCGTTGAAGGTGCAGTTTGGTGTCGAGGAGCAAGTGAAACTGGTGCCCCTGTTGCTTAGATGCTtcccatgcttagaaacattgtATATCATG TCAGTTCCTTCTGAGACACCAGTTAATGTTGGAGTGGAGTTCTGGGATCTAGTAGGCTACACGGAATGTGTCCATTCACATCTGAGGAAGTTTGTGTTTCAAGCTGCTCGAGGCAAAGACAGTGAGCTGGCATTTGTAAAGTTTGTAATGGGAAGAGCCCAAATGTTGGAGCAGATGCTTATTTTTGTGGATGATGGTTCCTCTAGAGATGTCGTGCTGAGTCATTTGTCTTCAGAAGGGTGTGTGTCTGCAGATGCTACAGTGGTTGTGGAGAGTCATGACAAGTCTTATCCTTGGAATTTCCATAGAGCCAGCAACATGTTGCAGAGTGACCCATTTGCTTGCTCAACTTGA